One window from the genome of Babylonia areolata isolate BAREFJ2019XMU chromosome 13, ASM4173473v1, whole genome shotgun sequence encodes:
- the LOC143289282 gene encoding uncharacterized protein LOC143289282, translating to MALTFRNVECAHCHGYSEDRLLPWLQGVSCRGLDATSGSSAEGGTPAAESSSDGESSYLNDIVAAIQSGKCKYIYRPPENTQTQPRNCLPQVPLDQLHPNNATAVDDNVTNADDECTFEDMLLCKAYSYQTFSSDNEEVKNPHCLKCMTGSSPVSVDLPCARAQNKSWEEGGGSDGQGGILALFSRDSSGGNSIVVNGRTIPASGILCKDDQVFDYVFLVCRTLFCPAGYRPIRGQCSLVDHYMVPAKSQMIPRDLVHDSNVTEISGDLFVERSDGSLALFYPLTNTIFRSVLTKSNTSNQTVSSAYISMLCVQPRMNSTLDCPSVAFDISRTRVENGTLFITDTDLSYPESQYEIHERFALVCSDFENLNDYQFFHFSSAQYYLSCACSLTSVLSLMASLVAFTLLPYLRTLAGHMTASLAGSLAAGQLLILVDFVRHRVVCSVLAAICHFCWLAAFTWMTALAVHMTRTFFGSMATKSGKLNANEVRKEYRKYSLGGWGVPALLVVSLVVLDSVPGTPFEVGYGTPLCGWMRQSYVFLIPVAVALAFNVVCFLLTLISIERTMRASRAALTRQQTSDRQRLVVYTKMMSAMGFTWAAGFLASYTKLAAFWWVYIVLNGLQGTFIAFSFVLNSRLLRVLKAGWSARNAGSSVGGRASGTCGELQHSRVSKLVSDRGPPTTRSAGTGMSCLAAFPSGNSLSGVTSRDLSHDSEQGVGVSMSRATTRTELDN from the exons CCGATGGGGAGAGCTCATACCTGAACGATATCGTTGCTGCGATCCAGTCCGGAAAGTGCAAATACATATACCGCCCGCCTGAAAACACGCAGACACAGCCAAGAAACTGCCTGCCTCAGGTGCCGCTGGACCAGTTACACCCGAACAATGCGACTGCGGTGGATGATAATGTCACAAACGCAGATGACGAGTGCACGTTCGAGGACATGCTGTTGTGCAAGGCATATTCCTATCAGACCTTCTCCTCGGATAACGAGGAAGTGAAGAACCCGCACTGCCTCAAGTGCATGACCGggtcctctcctgtctctgtggaCTTGCCCTGTGCCCGGGCGCAGAACAAAAGCTGGGAAGAGGGCGGGGGGTCGGACGGTCAGGGGGGCATTCTGGCCCTGTTTTCCAGAGACTCCTCTGGAGGCAATTCCATCGTCGTCAACGGACGTACTATACCAGCTTCTGGGATTCTATGTAAAGATGATCAGGTTTTTGACTATGTCTTCCTGGTGTGCCGAACACTGTTTTGCCCAGCAGGATACCGCCCCATCCGTGGCCAGTGCTCCCTTGTAGATCACTACATGGTCCCGGCAAAATCGCAGATGATCCCAAGAG ACCTTGTCCACGACTCCAACGTCACTGAGATCAGCGGCGATCTGTTCGTTGAAAGGTCTGATGGTTCCCTGGCTCTGTTCTACCCCCTGACCAACACCATATTCAGATCCGTTCTGACGAAATCCAACACCAGCAACCAAACAGTGAGTTCTGCATACATCTCCATGCTGTGCGTACAACCTCGGATGAACTCCACCCTCGACTGTCCCTCGGTCGCGTTCGACATCAGCAGAACCAGGGTGGAGAACGGGACCCTGTTCATCACGGACACGGACCTGTCCTACCCGGAGTCTCAATACGAGATCCACGAGCGGTTCGCTCTGGTGTGCTCGGACTTCGAGAACCTGAACGACTACCAGTTCTTTCACTTCAGCAGcgcccagtactacctgtcgtGTGCCTGCTCCCTCACGTCCGTGTTGAGTCTGATGGCCTCGCTGGTGGCCTTCACCTTGCTGCCCTACTTGAGGACGCTTGCCGGACACATGACCGCTTCTCTGGCCGGCAGTCTGGCTGCAG GTCAGCTTCTGATCCTGGTGGATTTCGTCCGTCACCGTGTCGTCTGTTCGGTCCTGGCCGCCATTTGCCACTTCTGCTGGCTGGCTGCGTTCACGTGGATGACCGCCCTCGCCGTGCACATGACCCGCACCTTCTTTGGCAGCATGGCGACCAAATCGGGCAAACTGAACGCGAACGAAGTGCGGAAGGAATACCGAAAGTACAGTCTTGGTGGCTGGGGCGTGCCGGCACTGTTGGTTGTCTCCCTTGTCGTGCTGGACTCGGTTCCAGGCACCCCTTTTGAG GTGGGCTACGGGACACCACTGTGCGGCTGGATGCGTCAGAGTTACGTTTTCTTGATTCCTGTGGCTGTGGCGCTGGCGTTCAATGTCGTCTGCTTCCTTCTGACCCTGATCAGCATTGAACGAACGATGAGAGCTTCGCGTGCTGCCCTCA CCCGCCAGCAGACGAGCGACCGGCAGAGGCTGGTGGTGTACACCAAGATGATGAGCGCCATGGGCTTCACGTGGGCCGCGGGGTTCCTGGCCTCCTACACCAAGCTGGCGGCCTTCTGGTGGGTCTACATCGTACTCAACGGGCTCCAGGGCACCTTCATCGCCTTCTCCTTCGTCCTCAACTCACGCCTGCTGCGCGTGCTGAAGGCCGGCTGGTCGGCCAGGAACGCCGGCAGCAGCGTGGGAGGGAGGGCGAGCGGCACGTGCGGTGAGTTGCAGCACAGCAGGGTGTCCAAGCTGGTGAGTGACAGGGGTCCTCCCACCACGCGCAGCGCCGGGACAGGCATGTCCTGTCTCGCCGCCTTCCCCAGCGGGAACAGCCTGTCCGGCGTGACCTCCAGAGACCTGTCACATGACAGCGAGCAGGGCGTGGGCGTGTCCATGTCACGCGCCACCACGAGGACAGAGCTGGACAACTGA